The Desulfofundulus luciae genome segment CGAGCGGCTCCTGCACCGGCTCTTCGTGTACGGTGTGACGGAGCAGATGGTGGAAGAGGTGTACGGGAAATGGTCCTGACAGCGGGGTTGACAGTCCTCTTCTGTGCGGGGGCGGCGGTTTCCGTAACGTCCCTGGTCCTGCTGTGCTGGAGGCTTTTTGCCCGTGGAACCCTGCGGGCGCGTTTGGCCCGCCTGGCCTCTTCCGGCGCTCGCACGCTGTCCAGCTCCCTTGAGAAGTGGGCCGCCCGGGCCGAAAAGGGTATGCGCAGGAAGCTGTTTACTGCGGCAAATGCACCTTATCTCGCATTCGTCCTTCTTCTTTCGCTGGCGGGATTTTACGCGGGCGTAGTCTACCTGCACAACCTCCCGGCGGCGCTCCTCATGGCTGCAACGGGTGTAATCTTTCCCGAACAGGTGAGGCGCATCCGGGAAAGGGGTTACCGGGAGAAAGTGTTGGAACAACTGGGTGCGGCGGTGCGGGTGTTCGCGGCGGAATACTCCGACACTCCCCACACTACAAAAGCACTGGCCGCGGCGGCCAGCAAGCTGCCCGACCCCATTGGGGGCATTCTGCGCCGGGCGGCCTCAGACCTGGTTTCATCCAGGAGACCCGATGACGTAGATGAAGCACTCATCAGGTTGGGCAGAGAACTGACCGGGGAATACGGCAGGATGTTCGTTCAGCTCCTGCGACTGTCCTTTGAGGATGAGGCCGTGAAGCCGTTGTTCACCAAGCTGGCCATGCGTGTGACCGCCCAGCAGGACCTGGTACGAAAGAATAGGTTGGAAGTTTCCGTGGACAGGATGCTGGCGGTTGTTCTCAACCTTGCCGTGGTCCCGGCTTACCTCTTTGTTTCCCGAATCGTGCCTGAATCGAAGGAATTTTTCCTGGCCACCGCTGCGGGAAAGGGTGTGGTGGTACTGTGTCTTTTGTCCGCCTTGACTGGAGGAATCCTGGATATATTGACGGGGGGTGCGGGCGGTGAATGAAAATTTATTGCTCCTGGGTTTTTCCGCCGGGGCGGGGTTGGCAGCCGGCGCGGCGGCCAGGATCATCCTGGGCATTTTGTGGGGCCTGCGTTTCCCCGCAATTCCGGCCTGGAAACGGGAAAAACGAAAGCTCCCGTCCCTGCGGGACGGACCGAACGGAGCGTTTATTGCGGGGAGTGCCGTGGGAGGGCTTATCGGTGGGGTTCTCGCTTTCGGGACGCCTGCCTTCGCCAATGCCGTTGGCATCGGGTCTACGTCCGGCGCTCTGATAGGCTGGTTTGTATATAAGAACATGCAGGAAACCCAGCGCATGCGGCTGTTGCGTGAGATAGCCGTACTTTACGAAGCGGTTGATTTCCTGACCCAGGCGGGTTACACCATACCGCAGGCGCTGCGCCTTGGGTCCGTGGCTGCGTCATCTTTAAGGCCCTGCGTGGAGCGGTGCCTGGCCCGCTACTCATCCGACAGGGCACGCGCCCTGGAACAGTTCGCTCGTGAAGTCAACCTCCCGGAGGCAGCCCTGCTATCTTCCGTGCTGGCGCACGCAGAAGAATCCGGGATGGCCCTCGGCAGGAGTGCCCTGCAGGAGGAGAGCCGCAGCCTGGAGGAGCTGAGACGAAGTTTGGCAGAGTTGAAAGTAATCAGCAAGCCCCTGTACTTCGCTGTATACAGGGGATTGCCTTTGATTGCCGTCGGGGGGGTGATGGCCGGTCCGCTGGCATACAGGTTGATTAAGATGTTGCAATCGCTATCTAGTTTAAATTAAAAAAAGGAGGAAACTGTTGTGTATCACAAACTGTACAGAATACTGAAAGACGAGAGGGGGTTTTCCACTCCGGAAGCAATGACCCTCGCAGGTTTGGCGGCACTGCTGGGATTTCTGATCTGGAACACTATGAAGCCGTACACCACCAACGCCGCCAACACCCTGGGCGGCAAAGTCCAGAATGCGGTGGGCAGCAACAACCCGACCTGGTAGGGCAGGGGTTTCCCTGCCCTGCTTTTTTTGAGGGGGTGGTTCGAGTGAAGGGTTTTTGAAAGTCGTTCTACGAAAAGAAAGGGGTATGACCACGCCGGAGGTCCTTGTCCTTACGGCGGGGATGGCCTTACTGACCGTGCTGGTAGTGAAAGCAGTCCTGCCGGCCCTGGTGGGTGCTCACGGGACGGTGCTCAACAGGGTCACGAATCTCACCGGTTCCGGGTTTTAAAAGACCAGCGGGGCAGTGCGGTGGACTTCCTGATCGTGGCGGCTGTAGTATTCTTCATGATCTTCGCCGGGGTGGACTACTACACTATTTTGACCCAGCACAAGGTGGCGGAGCACATCATGCACTACTACCTGGAAAGGGTCAGGGTTGATGGGTTCCTCACGTCGACGGACGAGGCGGAGATGATCTCCAGGTACAACTCCGTGGGCATGGCCGTGGAGAGCATATCCTGTCCCCGGCAGTCGCGGGGTGACGCCCGGGTTTTGAGGAATCCGCAGGATTTGAACGCCAGCAGGATAAACTTTACTGTTACACTGAAACCACCTTGGAGGCCGCTCACAGCGGGGCTCCTGATAGGGGCGCCTGCGGCCCCGAATACCTTCAGGATAAAGGTGGGGGGGAGCGTGCTCAGTGAAAGGGTGGAACCTTAGCTTTTTAAGGGAGGAACGGGGCTTCGCGGTCCTAGCGGCCTTCCTCATTATCGCTCCTCTCCTTTTGCTGGCCATGGAGGGCCTATCGGGGATGGGCACGGCGGTGTTTTCTGCGGATGTGGACGTTCAGGAAGCGGCGGCGTTCGCGGCGAAAGCGGCGGCCATGCAGGTGACTTCCAAATCCCAGGCCGACGGGAAGCCGCGCATAGACACGTCGCGGGCGCACGCCGCCTTCCGGGACGCCCTGGCCCGCAACATGGGCCTGGATCCGGCTACGCTGGCGCCTTTGTCCAATTCCGCGTACTCCTCCGTAAGGTACTGGCTGGTGGCCTACAACGGCTATGACGACTACGCCTCCGAAGGGGCTTATGGGGCGAAATATTTCCAATTCAACGGAACCGCGGCGACCGAATCCAGCTTCCCTTACTCCGGCTTTCCGGCAAAATTCGCGGTTACGACCTCGGGTATCCTCTGGGGGGCGGGAGGGGTGCGGACGGTTACCCTGGAGAGTCCCGGGGTCGTGGTGCTGGTGGACGCGACGGCGAAACGGGTCTTCGGTCAGGGTACCGTGAGGTCCCAGCGCTGGGCGGCAGCGAGAATAGTTTGCAAGGAAGGGACCTGCCGTGTCCAGTAGAGGAGTAATTGCCGTGCTGGCATGCGCGCTTGCCGCAACCGTTTTCCAGGTGTGGACCGCCGACCCGGACGTGTTCTGGCACCTGAAGGTGGGGGAATGGATAGTTCGGAACCACGCCGTGCCGCGGGTGGACGTTTACTCCTGGTCGGCTTACGGCCAGCCCTGGACGGCCCACGAGTGGCTGTGGGAGGTGCTTATGTATCTTCTCTACAGTGTCCTCGGCCTTCCAGGCCTGTGGCTCCTGGTGTTCGTTTCCGCAGCGGCGTGCGGGTTGTCCATCCGGGCGGGCCTGCTGGCCCGTGGGGCGGACCGTGTAGTAGCCTCCGTGGGTGGAGCGGCATCTCCCTTCCTGCTGGCCTCCTGGTTGAAGCCCTGGCCCCAGGCGGGGGTCTACGCGCTGTTCTCCGTTTACCTGTATTTATCCCTGCACGGGAGGTGGGGGAAAAGGGAAACACTCGGGGTCTTCTTCCTGGCCGCCCTGTGGTCGAACATCCACGCTACCGCGTGCATGCTCCCTTTGCTCCTGTTAGCCGAATTTGCAGGGCTGAAGCTGCTGGAGAGGAGAGCAGAAAGGGGTTTGTTCCTTGCTTTTGCTGCGTCCTTCCTGGGAACGCTGGTGAACCCGCACGGACCCGGGCTGTGGGCCTATGTGGTGAGGGAGGGGTTGTTGTCGCACCACTACAGGGAATACATAGCTGAGTGGATGCCCTTTTACTTCGGCTCGCCGGACCTGGTGATCTCCTTCTTCGCATGCGCCGCGATTATGCTCTGCGCTGCATCTCAGGGCAGGATGAAGACCCTGGAGTTTGCCCGGGCGGCTGGCTTCTGGGCGCTGGCTTTGCTCTCCAGGATATACATGCCTTACGCCGTTTTGAGTACGGCAGTTTTATTCGGAACGTTAAAATTGCGCTTCAGGGAACGCTTCCCGGAGGTACTGGCGGCGTTCGCCCTGGCCGGGGCGGTAGTATTCCTCGCCGCGAAAAGCGTCCCGGCAGACCTGGACCGCGTTGCGGGAAAGTCTTACCCGGTGCAGGCCGTGAAGTTCGTAAAGAAGGAGGGCTACAGCAAGGTCTTCAATGATTACGGTTGGGGAGGCTTCCTTATCTTCAAGGAGGTACCCGTGTACATAGACGGCAGGGCCGACCTGTACAGATTCGAGAACATTTTAAAGGGTTACCTGGAGCTTTCCAAAACCGGGGGAATAAGCCGTTACGTCGCGGGTACCGGGGCGGACGCGGCGCTGGTGATCAAGAATTCCCTGCTGGATCGCGCCCTGGAGGAATCCCCCCGCTGGAGATGTGCCTACCGGGACGAAGTATCGGTTGTATACGAGCCCGTACCCTGACGGTGCGGGCTTTCTTTTTTTGGGGAGGTGCTTCAAATGCTCAGCGTGGTGATACCTGCATACAACGAAGAAACCCGCCTGCCGGGTGCCCTGGGGGCCGTCATGGAGTACCTTGCCGGACGGGAACACGAAATAGTCGTTGTTGACGATGGCTCTTCAGACCGTACGGCGGAGATCGCTGAAAAATTCGGATGCCGGGTGGTCAGGCACCCGCGCAACCTGGGCAAGGGCGCGGCGGTCAAGACCGGCGTTATAGCTTCCAGGGGAGAGCTAGTGCTGGTGACGGACGCCGACCTGGCCGCGCCTGTAACGGAGCTGTCGAAGCTGAAAGACGCCCTGGAGAGGGGTGCCGATATAGCCATAGGTTCCCGTGATGTCCCGGGAGCGAGGGTAAGAAGGGCCTCCCTGAAGCGGAAGCTGGCGGGGAGGCTCTTCAACATCCTGGTGCGGCTCTTCACGGGGCTGCCCCACCGGGACACCCAGTGCGGGTTCAAACTGTTCCGGGGGGATGCCGCCAGGTTGCTCTTTTCCCTGGCTGAGTGCCGGGGGTACTGCTTCGACGTAGAGGTTTTAGTTCTGGCCCGGGAGATGGGCTTCAAAGTTGAGGAGGTGGGGGTAAGCTGGACGGACGTGCCCGGTTCGAAGGTGAGGTTGATCAGAGACGGGTGCAGGATGTTCAGGGAACTGGTGCAAATTCGAAGGAGGTCTGTCGGGAACTCTTCTTCGGCGATAGCTGGTACTTCCGCGCCCGGAAGCGCGTCCTCTCCGGTTTCGTGAGGCGGCACCTGCCCGGCGGATCCCGTGTCCTGGACGTGGGTTGCGGGGACGGCTGGCTGGCGGAGGCACTACCCGGGTATGAGTGGCACGGTGTGGAGCCGGACTCTGTGCTCCGGGAGAAGGCGCTGGCAAAAGGCATCAGGGCAGAGCCGGGTAGGGCCGGGGAGCTGCCCTTCCCGGACGGGCATTTCGACACTGTGTGCCTGTTCGACGTGCTGGAGCACCTGCCGGAAGAAGGCCCGGCTCTACATGAGGTGCGGAGAGTGCTGAGGCCCGGTGGGTTGCTATTCGTGTCCGTGCCCCTACACCCGGAACTGTGGTCGGAACATGATGAAAGGTGCGGGCATTACAGGAGGTACAGGAAGGGGGAGGTGGTAGGGTTTCTAAAAAAGTATGGTTTTTGCGTTTTGGAGAGGCGGTTTTTCCTTTCGCTATTTTTGCCGCTGGCCTTTCTGGTTCGGTGGGTTTTTTCCGGTGGTAGTGCAGGGATGCAACTACCGGGGTGGATGGAGGGGGTGGTATACCGGGTGGCGGTTTTCGATGCAAAGTTGAGGTTACCATTTGGGTTGACGGAGGTTATTGTTGCTTGCTGGGCGACCCCAGCTATATAGTCAACGAGACCCTGATCGACGGCAGGCTCAAACCCGATAACGTGGATCAAGTTAACGTGTCGGAAGGGCAGGCTTACGCCACGGTGGAGGTGCGCTACAACCAGCCGAGCATTGTCCCCGGGGCGGGGGCTCTGTTCGGGGGGAATTTGTTTGGCGACACGATACCCCTGTCGTCGAAGAGCGTGTTTAAGATTGAGCAGTAAGGTGAGCTTTATCTTTATATTGTGCGAACTGTCAGGTGAGAGAGGAGGCTTTTGTAAAAATGAGATTCGCTAAAATTACATTTTTAATGATAATTACCATCATATCCCTGCTAACCTTTTCAACGGGGGCTTCTGCCGGTAGCTGGGTGGACATGGGGTATGTCCCGGGTAAAATAACAATTGCGCCGGATGGAACTATCTGGTCTGCCGGTGGAAGCGGTACCCTTGGACGGGTTAAATACTGGAACGGCTCTGGTTGGAAGGATATCCCTGCGCCAACGCTGTCTTATCAAGGAGATCCAACAGATGGTAGTTCTTATGATGAATTTATCACTGGCATAGCTGTAAGAAGTGACGGCACGTTATTTATTTGTACTGATGGTAATTATTCAGGTGCCAGTGGCGGTAGAGTGTTGAAATATGTGAATGGTAATTGGGTTTCAGATAGCCCAGCCTCTGAAGCTTATAGAGATATTGCCGCCGATCACAATGGTAATATATGGGTTCAAAGTTATAAATATAGAGGATATTATAATATCCATAAACTTTCAGGTTCTGGATGGGTTTTAGAATCATCCACTATTGATACATTCTTTAGCGCTGATTTTACTATTTTGGACGATAGAGTGGTAACGGCTAAACGATATTACGGCTCTTATGTGTATCAACGTTACTATTCATCCTCTTCTTGGGAGGGTATGGGTAGTAGTACTTCTAACATAATAAACGCAGTTTCAAAAACCATTGACGGAAAAGTAATAATAGGTTGTAGTGATGGTCACGTTTATTATTGGAATGGTTATTCGTGGGTAGATATGGGGATACCTGCTCCAGGTGGTTATGCTGTATACTCTCTTGCTAATGCTCCTGATGGAAGTATTTTAGCGGGTACTGATAAAGGGTTTGTATCTCGCTATAACGGTTCATCTTGGGACGTTTTGGGCCAGGTATGTAATTACAGAATTATAAAGCAAATAATTTTAGGTGACAATGGCGATATAATAGTAAGAAGTGATACTAACCAGGTGATGAGGTATAGTTCGGATCTTTTTTCTTTAGTACCTAGTCCAAACGGGCCTACGGGTAAACTTGTAATTGACTCGAGGTATTTGGGATTTGCCCCTGTCCATCTTAAACTTCAGCAAAGTACAGATGGAGTCAACTTTAGCGATTGTTTTACAGTGTCTAACGGCAGCAAATATATCTTTACACCTACTAAAACCTCATACTACTTCAGATTTAAGTGGTACTGGCCATATATTACAAGTGGTCATAAGACAAATTATTCAAACGTTGTTGGGCCAGTTCAGGCTATTGTAGGCAGTCCAACTTTAAATATTTCTTCTACAGGTATAGCTGCATGGGATGCTGTTCGTGGCCGCTCAAAAGTGGTACTATCTTGGTCTCCTTTAACAAACGCAACTAATTACAGGTTGTATATATTTGATGGAAATCAGTATAGGAGTAAGGATTTGGGCAATGTAAATTCTTGGGACAGTAGTATAGCTAAGGTATTTCCTTATCCTGGTGATTTACCTGAGAATAACAGTATATCCGCTGATATATTCAGGTGGGACGGTTCCGGGTTGGATCTAGAAGACGATCCCAGGCGACTTTATAGGTCTACTCAAGGAACTAGCTATGATAATTCAACAAACTATTGGTTCCGTATTGTAGCTACAAACCAATGGATGGAAACAGATCTTTGGGCAACATCTGCGGTCAAAACGCCCACCCTACCAAATGCGACTGATACTGAGAAGCCTGCCGGTTCAGTCAGTGTCGTCTCACGGGAGGGGCTAGAAAAAACATATGACACCAGGATAAAAATAATAGTAAACGCCAGCGATGGTTTAAGCGGTGTTCGCCGTGTGGAACTGTCAAATGACGGCGTAAGCTATACGCAAAAATACGAAGCCCCCTTAAATCCTGACAACGGAACCGGAGTGGCAAACTATTCAAGTACCTTCGACTGGGACTTGCCGCTTGGGGCAGGCACCAAGGTTGTCTATGTCCGGATTACCGACGCCGTGGGCAACCAGAAAGTGGTCACGGACACAATCGCCCTAGCTGAAGATATGCTTCCGCCGTCGATCAGCCTGCTGATTAACGATGGAGCGACGTCCACTACTACCAAGGACGTAACCCTCACCATTTCCGCATCCGACAATGCCAGTACTGCTTCGCAAATGCAGATGGCTTTCTCCAACAACGGAAGTCTCTGGTCGCCCTGGGAGCCGTACCAGCAGACAAAAACGTGGGACATTACCAACTCCAGCTACGGCGGTACCTCCGGAGCCGGCGTGAAGAAAGTCTATGTCCGCATATACGACCAGGCCCAGAATATCGGGCTGGCCAGCGCGGAGATAGCGTACAACCCGAACCCGCCGGTGGCCAGCGGCGTCACGTTTACGGGCGGCGTAAGCGGGACGTACAGCGGTCAGCCTGCCATCTTCGTGAAGGGCGACATGCCAATCCTGAACGTCACGGCCACAGGAGCCGCAAAGATGCGCTACGATAATGGTATCGGTGTCTGGTCAGATTGGGAGCCTTACGTCTCCAGCAAGCAAATCGTCCTGGCAAAATCTTCTGGTGTGTGCCGGGTGAGGGTCCAGGTGGCGGACTCTTACGGCGTAGCATCGGAACCCGTGGAAACGCTGGTCGTGGTAGATAACAAGGCGCCGACGATAATTAAAGTTTCCGGCCAGAACGGCACGACGGCTACATCTACCGGCACATTTTATGTGATGGTGCAGGCGACCGACGACATGCCCGGCCAGCTCCAGGCCTGCGCCTCCGTGGACGGCGGAGCCTTCGGGAGCTGGTACAACGTACCGCAGAGCGCGATACCGGTAACGCTTTCTACGACGGGGGCGCACAGTATCACGGTAAAGGTAAAGGACCTGGCCGGGAACGAATCCCAGGCTAACATGACGGCGTTTAAGGTGGCAGCGTGATGCTTTTAGCCCCGGGAATTTCCCCGGGGATTCTATTTTTTCAGGAGGTGGTCCCTTTTGCCCCGTGCGCCGACCGGGACGATCGCTGTTCTGTCTTTGGGCAACCTGTCTGTTTCAGCAGCACTGTATACCGTCTTGACTTTAGGGACGCCCGGTTGGGCGGAAGAACTGAAAACTTTTCTTTTATGCACGGCGGCCGGAACCTTATCGGCCGTATCGCTGAACTAGATCTTGAAGGAGGGGGAAGACATGTTCGGACGTAAAAAAGAAAACGGTATCAACTGGGAAGAGAAGATTAAACCTGACGCGGCGGAAGAAAAGGCGGAAGAAAAGATGGAGATTGAAGAGCAGGCCCCGAAAGCGGTCCTGCCGGGGAAAGCGGCTTCGGAAGCGGCGAAAGCCCTTGACGGGATCAAGGCGCTCATCGAGTCTTTGCAGGTGACCGACGAAGCGACCTGGGCGGAAGTGGAGGAAAAGGGCCGGAAGGCACTGGGGTCGCTGGTCAAGATGGAGTCCGCTCTGGAAACCGCCCTGGGGGCATCCAGGGAAGCTCGTGCCGTTCTGGAAGAATTTATGACCGCCGTTGGTGAACGCCGTTGATGGTGCGGAAGGTCTTGCTGGCACTGACTGCGGCGTTACTCCTGGCCGTCCTGGGTTATGGAGCCTGGCGGGTTTCCACTTCGGCACCGCCCAAGAGGGTTGCCGAAGCCTACGTCCGCGCCCTGGCCGCCGGGGACGCCGAAGCTGCTCTGCAATATTCCTCCGGCAGCGCAGCTTTTGCGGCTTCCCGGATGAAAGATAGCAAGGTCTTGGCAAAAGTCGAAGACGTATCCTGCTCTGTAGCCGCCCTGGGCCGGGGCTGGGCCAAAGTGCTGGCCACGGTGGAACTGACCCTGCAGGACGGGTCGGCTGACGTGGGGTGGTACAGCATGGACATGACAAAAACCGGCCAGGGCTGGAAGGTCGCATCTTTCCGGGAAGCGGAGCCAGATATGTCAGGAGTAAGCCTGTTTGTAAGCGGGGCGAAAGCGGATGCAGCAAAGCGGGTTTTTCAGGGTTACCTTGACGCCCTGGCCGCTGGGGACTGGCAGGGGGCGACGAAGTATCTGGCCGGCCCGGCCAGGAGGAGCCAGGAGATGGGAGCGGCGGTCATCGGAAAGGGGGTGGTGATTGGCAAAGTTGAGGAACTAAAAGCAGAGCCGGTATGGAAGCGGGGAGAGGAAGCCGTCATCAGGTTTAATTATATCGTAGATGGCAGGAACGTTTCGGTGCTTGCTTTTTTCTACAGGACCGTGGATGGCTGGAAAATCACAGAGATCGTCCAGAATTAGTGCCGCCGGGTTGCGCCGGCGGTTTTTCTTTTTTGTGAGGTGATTTTTGTGCAAGTCGGTCTTTTCTACCTGCTTTTATCTTTGGCCGCCCTGGCTTTTTGGCTCTTGGAGCCTTCCTGCGCTTCCGGCGCATGTTCTGCGGTAGCCCAACTGGATTCTTTCCTGGGCCGTCCCTGGTGGCTTTGGGGTGCGCTTTACTACTCTGTGGCGGGCATCCTGTGCCTGGGCCTACTTAAGAACCGGTTGACGGGGA includes the following:
- a CDS encoding type II secretion system F family protein codes for the protein MVLTAGLTVLFCAGAAVSVTSLVLLCWRLFARGTLRARLARLASSGARTLSSSLEKWAARAEKGMRRKLFTAANAPYLAFVLLLSLAGFYAGVVYLHNLPAALLMAATGVIFPEQVRRIRERGYREKVLEQLGAAVRVFAAEYSDTPHTTKALAAAASKLPDPIGGILRRAASDLVSSRRPDDVDEALIRLGRELTGEYGRMFVQLLRLSFEDEAVKPLFTKLAMRVTAQQDLVRKNRLEVSVDRMLAVVLNLAVVPAYLFVSRIVPESKEFFLATAAGKGVVVLCLLSALTGGILDILTGGAGGE
- a CDS encoding type II secretion system F family protein, yielding MNENLLLLGFSAGAGLAAGAAARIILGILWGLRFPAIPAWKREKRKLPSLRDGPNGAFIAGSAVGGLIGGVLAFGTPAFANAVGIGSTSGALIGWFVYKNMQETQRMRLLREIAVLYEAVDFLTQAGYTIPQALRLGSVAASSLRPCVERCLARYSSDRARALEQFAREVNLPEAALLSSVLAHAEESGMALGRSALQEESRSLEELRRSLAELKVISKPLYFAVYRGLPLIAVGGVMAGPLAYRLIKMLQSLSSLN
- a CDS encoding dolichyl-phosphate beta-glucosyltransferase, whose translation is MLSVVIPAYNEETRLPGALGAVMEYLAGREHEIVVVDDGSSDRTAEIAEKFGCRVVRHPRNLGKGAAVKTGVIASRGELVLVTDADLAAPVTELSKLKDALERGADIAIGSRDVPGARVRRASLKRKLAGRLFNILVRLFTGLPHRDTQCGFKLFRGDAARLLFSLAECRGYCFDVEVLVLAREMGFKVEEVGVSWTDVPGSKVRLIRDGCRMFRELVQIRRRSVGNSSSAIAGTSAPGSASSPVS
- a CDS encoding class I SAM-dependent methyltransferase is translated as MRRHLPGGSRVLDVGCGDGWLAEALPGYEWHGVEPDSVLREKALAKGIRAEPGRAGELPFPDGHFDTVCLFDVLEHLPEEGPALHEVRRVLRPGGLLFVSVPLHPELWSEHDERCGHYRRYRKGEVVGFLKKYGFCVLERRFFLSLFLPLAFLVRWVFSGGSAGMQLPGWMEGVVYRVAVFDAKLRLPFGLTEVIVACWATPAI
- a CDS encoding ligand-binding sensor domain-containing protein — protein: MRFAKITFLMIITIISLLTFSTGASAGSWVDMGYVPGKITIAPDGTIWSAGGSGTLGRVKYWNGSGWKDIPAPTLSYQGDPTDGSSYDEFITGIAVRSDGTLFICTDGNYSGASGGRVLKYVNGNWVSDSPASEAYRDIAADHNGNIWVQSYKYRGYYNIHKLSGSGWVLESSTIDTFFSADFTILDDRVVTAKRYYGSYVYQRYYSSSSWEGMGSSTSNIINAVSKTIDGKVIIGCSDGHVYYWNGYSWVDMGIPAPGGYAVYSLANAPDGSILAGTDKGFVSRYNGSSWDVLGQVCNYRIIKQIILGDNGDIIVRSDTNQVMRYSSDLFSLVPSPNGPTGKLVIDSRYLGFAPVHLKLQQSTDGVNFSDCFTVSNGSKYIFTPTKTSYYFRFKWYWPYITSGHKTNYSNVVGPVQAIVGSPTLNISSTGIAAWDAVRGRSKVVLSWSPLTNATNYRLYIFDGNQYRSKDLGNVNSWDSSIAKVFPYPGDLPENNSISADIFRWDGSGLDLEDDPRRLYRSTQGTSYDNSTNYWFRIVATNQWMETDLWATSAVKTPTLPNATDTEKPAGSVSVVSREGLEKTYDTRIKIIVNASDGLSGVRRVELSNDGVSYTQKYEAPLNPDNGTGVANYSSTFDWDLPLGAGTKVVYVRITDAVGNQKVVTDTIALAEDMLPPSISLLINDGATSTTTKDVTLTISASDNASTASQMQMAFSNNGSLWSPWEPYQQTKTWDITNSSYGGTSGAGVKKVYVRIYDQAQNIGLASAEIAYNPNPPVASGVTFTGGVSGTYSGQPAIFVKGDMPILNVTATGAAKMRYDNGIGVWSDWEPYVSSKQIVLAKSSGVCRVRVQVADSYGVASEPVETLVVVDNKAPTIIKVSGQNGTTATSTGTFYVMVQATDDMPGQLQACASVDGGAFGSWYNVPQSAIPVTLSTTGAHSITVKVKDLAGNESQANMTAFKVAA